A stretch of Besnoitia besnoiti strain Bb-Ger1 chromosome V, whole genome shotgun sequence DNA encodes these proteins:
- a CDS encoding hypothetical protein (encoded by transcript BESB_062700), producing the protein MGDKANRCALNMEIYGVAEIVAYSCIYSRDMYLARWKHYPNIADFTWEPRGNFRQNLKATLVEQMRETKKKCSVLDPGQHRLKLSSVSSWQTTEDG; encoded by the coding sequence ATGGGGGATAAGGCGAATAGGTGTGCGCTCAATATGGAGATATACGGGGTGGCAGAGATCGTGGCGTACAGTTGCATTTACTCCCGGGACATGTATCTCGCGAGATGGAAGCACTATCCGAACATCGCCGATTTCACCTGGGAACCGAGAGGCAATTTTCGCCAGAACTTGAAAGCTACCCTTGTGGAACAGAtgcgggagacgaagaagaagtgTTCGGTCCTCGATCCGGGTCAGCATCGGTTGAAGCTCTCCAGCGTATCCTCGTGGCAAACCACAGAGGATGGATGA